The DNA segment GTTCTTAATACCGCCATAGGGAGGAATATTGTCACCATGCGTATCCCAAGTTCCCGACGCAGTATGGTAACTCAAATCAATCGTGACGAACGCGGTGCCAGCCTCGACAAGCCGTCGCGCTAGCAAGGCCTGCTGACACCAGAGATGCTTACCGTATCGCTCGCGACACTTGGCGGGCTCTTGATTCAGATCGAAGGCGACTTGTACGCGTTTCCCCGCGATCATTTCTACGGCTTGCTGAGTGAACACATCCATCGCGTCCATCGCACCGCTCTGGTCCACATGGCGTCTGAGGCGGTCCAGTTGAGCCAGCATCGAACGCCGTTGATTGATACGATCAAGCTTCAAAGCAGTTGTCGACTGAAACATCTGAGCGGATGTCATTCGGCCCGTATTGTTACCAACAAGATCATAGACTGGCAGGCGAGCGGCACGATCAGCGATGAACGGATCGTAAGCTTGGCCCAAGTAACCTGCTTTGGCAATGTGCGAAACGGATTTCTGAAAGGCCACATAGGGTGGTACACCAACTTGGTTGGCCCCGTGGTGCTTCGCAACGAAAGATCCGATCGCAGGATATCGATGGCCGTCTCGGTTCACGCGAGGCGCCGCCTCGCGATGGCCCGTTTGCAAGACAGCATTGGGTTCATGATTGCTCTTTTGGCAATCGACGCTTCGAATGATCGAGAAACGATCTAGCATCGCGGCCTGCTTGGGCAGATGCTCACTGATGAAAACACCAGGCAGTTTAGTGGCCGTGACGCCAAAGGGGCCACGATTTTCGTAGGGCCGATCGGGCTTCGGATCCCAGGTATCAATCTGACTGGGTCCACCCGCCATCCAAAGCAATATCACACTCTTTCCCGTGGGAGCCTGCGCACCCAACTCGCTGGCCAAGGCGCGAGCTTGCAACAGTTGTGGCAGCGTTAAGCCGGCCATCCCAGCCAACCCGGCCTTCATCATGCCGCGGCGATTCAAGAGCGTCAGTCCCTCTTGACAACGCGCATTGAGCGACGTGAACGCGTGCGAGCCTTGCTCCATAACCAACGCCTCCGCCAGTGATCGAAAAATAGTTTCTCGCGAAACTGCATGATAACGGGCAGGAATAGTCCACCGCAAGCAATGCCTTTCGTATCGGGCGTCCAACTTCACCAGTAAGCTTAGCAGGCAAGCTTCGCAGGGCGACAAAACACCCAATTCCCCTCAAAGCTTGCCAAGCCGTTTCAGCATGGTCCGTCCCCGCTTATGAGCTACTCCTCACGACTTGCTCGCCTCAAGTCAAGGCGTTCTTTCGCCAGAGTGACCTTTCGGAAGCTAACTCGGATCAGCGATCCGGATCAAAAGCGATTGCAGGGTGAGGAACCAACCAGCACACGATCAGTCAATCCAATCCTAGCTCCGGGGAGCACCAGTGCCCTAGATCCGGCCATCAGCGAGGCTTGGACAAAACCTTGCCTCCATCCCTGTTCATCCCAGGGCTGTTTCCAGACGTTTTAGCTCTTGTTTCTCACGGGATCATTCCCTGGCCCTCTCGCTTCGCATCACGGAACTCCAGAAGTCTCCTCTTTCAGCAAACCTTGCCGTCCCACCGGTAACTGCGGTGGAATGAATTCTGGCACCGTTCCCGTCAACGATTTCAGAAAGGCAACGATCAAGGGAATCTCGGAGAAACTTTGTCCGGTCAAAGCTTGCGTATCAGGCAGCAAGCCGTTCCGACGGCTCGAGGGTATTTCGCGATAATAAAAAGTAACCACATCATCGAGCGACTGGAGAGAACCATCGTGCATGTAGGGTCCCGTTTCGGCAACATTTCGCAAACTGGGAGTTCGAAAACGATATCGGTCGTCGTCATCGCCAGTGATTAAGGCTCGCCCGAGATCTCCACTCAGTCGCAAGCGATAGTATTTATTGTCACTCAGCAAAGGTCCATGATGACATTCAATGCAGCCGGCATCACCCTGAAACAACTCCAAACCTTGCTTCGCTTCCTTCGAAAGCGCTTCTTCATCCCCCATCAGAAAACGATCGTAGGCGGAAGGTCCCGTCACCAACGTTCGCTGATAGGCGGCCAGCGCCTTCGCAATTCCATCTCGATCCGGGGCGGATCCGAACGCCTTTTTAAATTGACGAACGTAACCGGGGATGCGCGCTAGTTCTTGCTCAATCTCAACTAACTCCTGATTCATTTCCCGCGGGGATTGGATCGGAATAAGTGCCTGTTGCTCGAGGCTTGCCGCACGTCCATCCCAAAACAAACTCGGGTAGAACCCTACATTCAGACAGCTTTGCGTGTTTCGTGTTAAGAGTTGATCTTGCTGCCCTCTGGCCAATGCAATGCCATCCCCGTACGCCTTTCCCGGAATGTGACAACTGGCACAGCTTATCGTGTTGTCACCCGAAAGTCGTGGATCGAAGAACAATTGTTTCCCCAGAAAAGCTTTCGCCTTTGTGGTTGGATTATCGGCTGGCGCCGTCGGCGTCGACGTTAAGGGAGCCAACAAAGGGCCGTCCTCTTTCACGTCCTCAGGAACCGTTTTCTCTGCTGCATTTCTTTGCGCAACAGCTCGGGACACAAAAACGGCACAGACGAGCTGAAACATTACCACCCACGTCAATAACTTCCGACAGTCGCATCCTTTTGGCTGGTTCATTCTCGTTACACCGTCCATTCGATCATCGTTTCATCTCGATCATATTTCGAGCCGGGCATCGCTGCAAACACAATCAGAAATCAAATTCGCATCAGATGACAAGAAAGGGAAAGGCTGTTTCCAGTACAACAATTTGCTGGCTACAATGTAGGTTCGAGGCCAATTTGCTTCCCTCCAGTGAACCGAGTTCAAAACATGCCATCGCTATTTACTCATCCACAAATCACGCTGCCGCTGATCATTGCTGCCATCCTTTCATCATCATCTTT comes from the Pirellulaceae bacterium genome and includes:
- a CDS encoding DUF1501 domain-containing protein, translating into MEQGSHAFTSLNARCQEGLTLLNRRGMMKAGLAGMAGLTLPQLLQARALASELGAQAPTGKSVILLWMAGGPSQIDTWDPKPDRPYENRGPFGVTATKLPGVFISEHLPKQAAMLDRFSIIRSVDCQKSNHEPNAVLQTGHREAAPRVNRDGHRYPAIGSFVAKHHGANQVGVPPYVAFQKSVSHIAKAGYLGQAYDPFIADRAARLPVYDLVGNNTGRMTSAQMFQSTTALKLDRINQRRSMLAQLDRLRRHVDQSGAMDAMDVFTQQAVEMIAGKRVQVAFDLNQEPAKCRERYGKHLWCQQALLARRLVEAGTAFVTIDLSYHTASGTWDTHGDNIPPYGGIKNGLGPLLPLFDHLITTLVSDLEERALLDDVLVIAMGEFGRTPYLGTQGSTDGRNHWPDVMSMCMAGGGLRHGQVIGSTEFDGGHIRERPVTPGDLSATIFHHFGVPLNTTYADFSGRPRYAVQENGQPIRELI
- a CDS encoding cytochrome c peroxidase: MNQPKGCDCRKLLTWVVMFQLVCAVFVSRAVAQRNAAEKTVPEDVKEDGPLLAPLTSTPTAPADNPTTKAKAFLGKQLFFDPRLSGDNTISCASCHIPGKAYGDGIALARGQQDQLLTRNTQSCLNVGFYPSLFWDGRAASLEQQALIPIQSPREMNQELVEIEQELARIPGYVRQFKKAFGSAPDRDGIAKALAAYQRTLVTGPSAYDRFLMGDEEALSKEAKQGLELFQGDAGCIECHHGPLLSDNKYYRLRLSGDLGRALITGDDDDRYRFRTPSLRNVAETGPYMHDGSLQSLDDVVTFYYREIPSSRRNGLLPDTQALTGQSFSEIPLIVAFLKSLTGTVPEFIPPQLPVGRQGLLKEETSGVP